Proteins from one Piscinibacter lacus genomic window:
- the odhB gene encoding 2-oxoglutarate dehydrogenase complex dihydrolipoyllysine-residue succinyltransferase yields the protein MPIIDVKVPQLSESVAEATLLQWKKKPGEAVAIDEILIEIETDKVVLEVPAPAAGVMAQILKGDGDLCVSDEVIARIDTDGQTAVSPLEVRPVVATATAAAPAAVAATGGSKSDVYSPAAAKIAADAGVSGVAGTGKDGRVTKGDVLVAVAAAASAPAARPAVAVPAPSVPASPAVARPLPAVEVSAPKLSDRPEQRVPMSRLRARVAERLLQSQATNAILTTFNEVNMAPVMEMRKRFQDKFEKEHGVKIGFMSFFVKAAVHALKKYPILNASVDGNDIVYHGYFDIGIAVGSPRGLVVPIIRNADQMSFADIEKTIAGFGQKAKDGKLSLEELSGGTFSISNGGTFGSMLSTPIINPPQSAILGVHATKDRAVVENGQVVVRPINYLAMSYDHRIIDGREAVLGLVAMKEALEDPARLLFDI from the coding sequence ATGCCCATCATCGACGTGAAGGTTCCGCAACTGTCGGAATCCGTGGCCGAGGCCACCCTGCTGCAATGGAAGAAGAAGCCCGGCGAGGCTGTGGCCATCGACGAGATCCTGATCGAGATCGAGACCGACAAGGTCGTGCTTGAAGTGCCGGCTCCGGCTGCCGGCGTGATGGCCCAGATCCTCAAGGGCGATGGCGATCTGTGCGTGAGCGACGAGGTCATCGCCCGCATCGACACCGACGGCCAGACCGCGGTCAGCCCGCTGGAGGTCAGGCCCGTGGTCGCGACGGCGACGGCCGCCGCGCCTGCCGCCGTCGCCGCCACGGGGGGCAGCAAGTCGGACGTGTATTCGCCGGCCGCTGCCAAGATCGCCGCCGACGCCGGTGTCTCCGGCGTGGCCGGCACCGGCAAGGATGGCCGCGTGACCAAGGGCGATGTGCTCGTCGCCGTGGCCGCAGCCGCCAGCGCCCCGGCCGCCCGGCCGGCCGTCGCCGTGCCCGCGCCCAGCGTGCCGGCCAGTCCGGCGGTGGCCCGGCCGCTGCCGGCGGTCGAGGTGTCCGCGCCCAAGCTCTCGGACCGTCCGGAGCAGCGCGTGCCCATGTCGCGCCTGCGGGCCCGCGTGGCCGAGCGCCTGCTGCAATCGCAAGCCACCAACGCCATCCTCACCACCTTCAACGAGGTCAACATGGCCCCGGTGATGGAGATGCGCAAGCGCTTCCAGGACAAGTTCGAGAAGGAGCACGGCGTCAAGATCGGCTTCATGTCCTTCTTCGTGAAGGCGGCCGTTCACGCTCTGAAGAAGTACCCCATCCTGAATGCCTCGGTCGACGGCAACGACATCGTTTACCACGGCTACTTCGACATCGGCATCGCGGTCGGCTCGCCGCGCGGCCTGGTGGTGCCCATCATCCGCAATGCGGACCAGATGAGCTTTGCCGACATCGAGAAGACCATCGCCGGCTTCGGCCAGAAGGCCAAGGACGGCAAGCTCTCGCTGGAAGAGCTGTCGGGCGGCACCTTCTCGATCAGCAACGGCGGCACCTTCGGTTCGATGCTTTCGACGCCGATCATCAACCCGCCGCAGTCGGCCATCCTGGGCGTGCACGCCACCAAGGACCGTGCGGTGGTCGAGAACGGCCAGGTCGTGGTCCGGCCGATCAACTACCTCGCCATGTCCTACGACCACCGCATCATCGACGGCCGCGAGGCCGTGCTGGGCCTGGTCGCGATGAAGGAAGCGCTGGAAGACCCGGCGCGCCTGCTGTTCGACATTTGA
- the lpdA gene encoding dihydrolipoyl dehydrogenase, whose translation MASPHFDVIVIGAGPGGYIAAIRAAQLGFKVACIDAWANAQGGPAPGGTCTNVGCIPSKALLQSSEHYEHAGKHFAAHGIGVSGLTLDVAKMLGRKDTVVKQNNDGILYLFKKNKVEFFHGTGRFVKAVETGYEIAVDGPGATTLTGEHIVVATGSSARALPGADFDEERILSNDGALRLGAVPATLGVIGSGVIGLEMGSVWRRLGAKVTVLEGLPTFLGAVDETIAKEAHKAFTRQGLKINLGVKISSVTKGEAGVTVAYTDAKGAEQVLEVDRLIVSIGRVPHTAGLAPEAVGLQLDERGAIVVDADCKTNLPKVWAVGDVVRGPMLAHKAEEEGVAVAERIAGQHGHVDFNLIPWVIYTAPEIAWVGQTEQQLKASGRAYKAGSFPFIANGRARALGDTTGMVKMLADATTDELLGVHIVGPVASELIAEACVAMAFKASSEDLARICHAHPSLSEAVKEAALAVDGRTLNF comes from the coding sequence ATGGCATCCCCCCATTTCGACGTGATCGTCATCGGCGCCGGCCCCGGCGGCTACATCGCCGCCATCCGCGCCGCCCAGCTCGGCTTCAAGGTCGCCTGCATCGACGCCTGGGCCAATGCCCAGGGCGGCCCGGCGCCGGGCGGCACCTGCACCAATGTCGGCTGCATCCCCAGCAAGGCGCTGTTGCAGTCCAGCGAGCACTACGAGCACGCCGGCAAGCACTTCGCCGCGCACGGCATCGGCGTGTCCGGCCTGACGCTGGACGTGGCCAAGATGCTCGGCCGCAAGGACACCGTCGTGAAGCAGAACAACGACGGCATCCTCTACCTGTTCAAGAAGAACAAGGTCGAGTTCTTCCACGGCACCGGCCGCTTCGTGAAGGCGGTCGAGACCGGCTACGAGATCGCGGTGGACGGCCCCGGCGCCACCACGTTGACGGGCGAGCACATCGTCGTGGCCACCGGCTCCAGCGCCCGCGCGCTGCCGGGGGCGGACTTCGACGAGGAACGCATCCTCAGCAACGACGGCGCGCTGCGCCTGGGCGCCGTGCCGGCCACGCTGGGCGTGATCGGCTCGGGCGTGATCGGCCTGGAGATGGGTTCGGTCTGGCGCCGACTCGGTGCCAAGGTCACGGTGCTGGAAGGCCTGCCGACCTTCCTCGGCGCGGTCGACGAGACCATCGCCAAGGAAGCGCACAAGGCCTTCACACGCCAGGGCCTGAAGATCAACCTGGGCGTGAAGATCAGCAGCGTCACGAAGGGCGAAGCCGGCGTCACCGTGGCCTACACCGATGCCAAGGGCGCCGAGCAGGTGCTGGAGGTCGATCGCCTGATCGTCTCCATCGGCCGCGTGCCGCACACCGCCGGCCTGGCGCCGGAGGCCGTGGGCTTGCAGCTCGACGAGCGCGGCGCCATCGTGGTCGATGCCGACTGCAAGACCAACCTGCCCAAGGTCTGGGCGGTCGGCGATGTGGTGCGCGGCCCCATGCTCGCCCACAAGGCCGAGGAAGAGGGCGTGGCGGTGGCCGAGCGCATCGCCGGCCAGCACGGCCATGTCGACTTCAACCTCATCCCCTGGGTGATCTACACCGCGCCCGAGATCGCCTGGGTCGGCCAGACCGAGCAGCAGCTCAAGGCCAGCGGCCGTGCCTACAAGGCCGGCAGCTTCCCCTTCATCGCCAACGGCCGTGCCCGCGCCCTGGGCGACACGACCGGCATGGTCAAGATGCTGGCCGATGCGACGACCGACGAGCTGCTGGGCGTGCACATCGTCGGCCCGGTGGCCAGCGAGCTGATCGCCGAGGCCTGCGTGGCCATGGCCTTCAAGGCCAGCAGCGAGGACCTCGCCCGCATCTGCCATGCCCATCCCTCGCTGAGCGAGGCGGTCAAGGAAGCGGCGCTGGCGGTGGACGGCCGCACGCTGAACTTCTGA